The Falco rusticolus isolate bFalRus1 chromosome 4, bFalRus1.pri, whole genome shotgun sequence genome includes the window GAAGCTGCTCTGCCCTTGATGGCACGGAGCTGTGGGCTGCACCAGGCACTTTGCCTATGCTGTAAAACCCGTGTTCTCTTCCTCACTTGTCTCCCTATAGCgcttagaaaaagaaatagggTTTGCAAGCTGTCGACCTGGATAGATGCCAGCCTGGATGCATTGAATAGGTATTTAAGCATGCAACCTCTTCAAGCCTGAGGTGAAAGCAGCGAATTTCAAAGCTAAATACACAGCAATAACAACTGGTCAGAGTTCAGTTCCATCTGTACCAATTAGACCACCATGAAATAAAATGGGATCTAGGGTGAAGCATGTTGACTAATGAGAGTCTTTGCCTCAGCTGTAAATGTTGAGTATTGAAATACCTGGTAGGATCCTCCCTTGCTAATAAAGTAAGAACAAGATCAATAGCTCCACAGCTCACTCCTGCAGcaccatttctttccttttaatatgAGGGAGATGTATCTAATCTAGGGAAGGATGTTCCTTCTGGCACAGGCTTGCCTCTGTTCATGCAACACCATGAACATCATGCCTCTCTGTCATATCCCTGGGGAGAAAATGTGGTTATTTGAGTAACAATTTCAGCcatggaaaagctgctgcagtttctgaaaactggaataaaatagATATAAACATTTCCAACTAAAGTCAGCCAAAAGCTTAAAGTAAATTGAAATTCCAGCCTGTCAATTTGAAACTCTCCAAATTTAATTAATGGGAAGAGCATGAGGTAATATTAAATTAGATTTGTCTGACTGGCAAATTAATGttcacataataaaaaaattaagttgatTATTGTTTAAGTGGGTAGCTGGCATCCAGtctgattttccttctctgcacgCCATGTGGTAGGTCCCTAATGAAAATGATGCTATGGAAATGATGGTTCAGCTTCTGCCCTTACCTACCAGCCTGGGAAATACGGAGTTAAAGCAAACTCTAATCCACTGTGTTGCATTTCCTCAGGTGAAAAAAGATGAATTCCTATATCTGAGCACCATCAAAGGAGTTCTTTAGCCAAGGCTGTGTTTTGCCTCTGTAGTTCTCAGGTCAGCCCCCTCAAGGGGATGAATTTGATCTCTTATGCGTTATGAGAAGGCTGTGCTTCCCAAAGACGTGCCCCACCAAATATAGGGACTATCCAGAAAAGTTTATGCTGAGAATGTGTTtccatttctatttatttttaatgtggtaaacttgcaagtaatttttaaaaaaatgaatcgTGAACTTAGCAAAAATCATAATTTTGTAAAACCGATCAAAATGAAGCTATCCAACGTCAGTTGAATTCTGCTGCCTCAGTTGGATTCTACTTTATCAGCAACTAATGATAGTGTTCCTTAATTAATTTTGAGGACCTTGACCTTTCTAAATTCTCTTCTGTACCTAATTATGTACTGCACAGTTAAACAAACTAATTATATAGACtaatgaacaagaaaaaatctGCATGACCCTATTTTCAGGATTCATGTTCTCTGATATAATCACTTCAAGGATTACATTTCTGCTTTGGTCTAATGTGGTTCATTCTTTCCTGATGATAGGGTGGAAAATATGTGGCATGATTTTTAGTCATTTTGATGGAGTTCTGAAAATTTAGCTTCTAAGGGAAGTACTGCATATCGTAGAAATGTTTGAAAAGAAGCCATCATTGTGTTCTAGTGCTCTCAAACAGGACCACAGAAAGTTGAGACCATCTCAGTGTTTGCTATCTCTGCCTTCAGTTTTCACCTGCGCAAGAGAAGCTGGCTAACTGAATTAGCAATGCAGATTTATAATGCCAATTTATATAtctaaatgcaataaaaataaattttaattaaaagaaacactctAGGGTCCTGTTTAATGAGCATCCTCAGTAGCTGTTTTGCTGTGTACTTGCAGACCTCTTCATCTTTTGCATCAGACCTGAATTGCTCACACCACCAAATTagcagcagctgagaagggTGATGCTGTGCTCCACGCAGGTCTGTGTGCTCCACGCAGGTCTGTTTGCCCCGCGGCGGTGGTGGGCGCCCGCCACCCATGGAGGGGgatgccagccccagctgcatcTGAGAAGGATGTGCTTTGGTGGTTAGCACTGTCCAAGCCAGCACAACCCTGCTCGAACTGGGagttgtcttttctttttatatagtTCCATCCTCGCCCCCAATACGGCTGCTGTTTCTGGATAAAACCAGCCAGCGTTCACTGCGGGTACAGTTTTGATTTATTCTAAAGCAACCTCTTTGTGCTAGGGTTGGCACCTGAGAGATTTGCAGTGCAAATTCTGACTGGAAGTGTCTTTCTGGGGTCTGGTTACCCAAAGGTGGCAGCCAGAAGCTTAGAGGGATATCTTGAGCAAAGTTTGCATCCAGACTATCATGTTGAAGAGCCACCAGTAGACCAGTTGTCTATGAATTTGCCTTAAACAATGAGCTGAGGATAAATGGGTCCAAAATCTTTGTGTATATCTCAactgttttcctctgttccaGGATTCGGCCTTGCTCTCAACCTCCAGCCGTCAGTGATAATCATAGGGAAATACTTTTTGAAGAGAAGGCCCATCGCAAATGGCCTTGCTATGGCAGGGAGCCCCGTGATGCTTTGCACCCTGGCTCCTCTCAACCAGTTCCTGTTTGACAATTTTGGCTGGAGGGGAAGCTTTTTAATTCTTGGGGCGATTTTATTACACTGCTGTGTGGCAGGAGCTCTCTTCAGACCCATCGGGGCAGCCACAACGCCAGTCAAACCCCAGGTgactgggaaagggaaggatgCTCTGAAAGAAGAGGTCACTGAAGATGCCATGGAAATGGGTAGTCCCACCAAAGTCCCTATGGAGGACAaagtggaagaggaaggaggaaaggcatGTTGTGAAAAGATCAATCAGTACCttgatttttccctctttaagCACAGAGGGTTCTTGATTTACCTGATTGGAAATGTGCTTATgttcctggggttttttgcccCCATTGTTTTCCTGGCACCCTATGCAAAGCACATCGGCATTGATGAATAttcagctgctttcctcctttcGATCCTTGCAATCGTGGATATGATTGCCCGACCTACCACTGGCATCATTGCAAACAGCAAGTGGGTGAGGCCACAGATTCAATactttttcagcttctccatTGCTTTCAACGGCACCTGCCACCTTCTCTGCCCGCTGGCTTCTGGCTACATGGGACTCGTCATCTACGCCATCTTTTTTGGCTTGGCCTTTGGGATGGTTTGTGCCATGCTCTTTGAAACACTTATGGACCTTGTGGGAGCTGCCCGGTTCACCAGCGCTGTTGGCCTGGTCACCATTGCGGAGTGCTGCACAATATTGCTGGGACCACCTATTGGAGGTgagtcttttcttcctctgcttccactTGGTTATCACTTATATTTAGACTCTTGCAAGCATGGTTTGCAAGAAGTGGTTCTAAATGTGTTTTCGCTGCTTCCCATGCACCATTTTTCCACTAGAAATTGGACAGGGAGGGCAAGTCCTGCATTTCCTCTTTACTCCCTTCTGTGTAGTCCTCCAGTTGAAGTCAGCAGTTTAGGGAGTGGTCTTGTAGTCCCTGATGCCTTCAAGCACTTGAACTGAACTTGCAGTCTGGGACCACCTGCAGCACCAAGAACCTTGCACTTCACACGACTCCTCCTGGAGACTCCTCCTGTTGCAAAAGGCTGGAGCCCACCACAATTTAAGCACAGTACACCACAGCAGTTCTTGTTGATTCAAACCTAAGCCTTGCTATCTGTCTCTAAGGCTCCGAGTACTTCCACTTATGGGGTTCAGTCATCTTAGCGCAACTGATGATTGATAGATTTAAGGCTGttccaaaaatacaaaagaaggTTTATTTTGGATGGTATGGTTTGAAATAGCAAAAGGTAGAGAGCCTGACAATATTGACAGGGTCCCTGCTGACAATATTGAACCTCTGGCAGGGCTTACAGTCGTCTGAAGATAAGTGGGAGCGGTGATCTGTGATTTTAACAGCCTCCGCTGCTTTCCCTCTATAGCATGTGTTCACTTCTTTTTCTACAAGGAACACCCCACGTCTGGAAGACACCATATTTGAATCTGGAATTTGGCCTAAATATAGTCCTTATCAAATCTGAGTTGGCAATGGATTAAATGACTTTATAGATGACATCCCCTCAGTGTATAGATACCATCCTGCCTATGTGCCCTGCTCTGCAATTTGCATTTCACCTGTATGCAAGCTTGAATAACTGCTTTGGAAACTGGCCACCTTTAAgtatgctgaaatatttaattaggtTGTTTGTGCTCTCTGTATTCAGATGTATAAAAGTTAAACTCTGCTAATTCTTTTGGACATGACAGTATCATAACATTTAAGGAATGCACAGAAAGGCAGCAGTTTAAACCCATTTCCTGGATTCAAACCGGAGATCTGGCGAATACTCTGCACGGCACATCTTGCTGAGCCATTTAATTCTTTGTATTACCCTGTGGCTCATACAGTGTGACAGAAGCAGCTGTATCCTCTTGCTGTCTTGGAGattcattatttaattaatgacaaacaaaataaaatacaattttaaaatgaccGTTTTCTGAATTATATAATTTTCTGTGTGGAAGATTAAGTTAATGACCAGAGACTGCTAATGAGGCTAAAACAGTTCTATGTAATAATCAGTAATATTAGTTTTGTAGGGTTTCCCCCACCATTTTAATATGCAGCAAATTTATTGGTTCTTTGGCATTTTAATAACCTACTGCAGGGTTCTGCTTTAATGAACTAAGTAAATTGTTCCCAGTGTGTTTTATGACTTTATCTTACtctcaaaggaaaagaagaaagactgTCCTACTGTTGAATTTTCCAATACTCATTAAAATTCTCATTGAAACCTATTTAGGAGACCTCTAGGTCATCCTGAttagcagaggaggaaaaaatattgcaattaGCATTTGGCTGATGTTTCACCAGTAACGTGAAAAACACAGTGCATTGAAAATGGTGTACCAAGACATCCAGGAATGATTCAGGAAGAACTGCTGAGCAAAACCtgttaaaaagcattttttttgtcatcaagAAATTTATATATTTGGTGACCATAAACCCCCATGTCAGTGTAATGCAGTGGAATAATTAATCATCAGCTTTTCAGCATTAGGGGTCAGTCAGGAAGTAATTAAAGGTCCCTCTCTTTAAGGAGGAGAACATATTCCAAGAAGTCAGGGAGCTAATGGAAGATGGGCCACTTTCAAGGAGGACTAACTGTACTGCGAAGGCCAGGTTAGGACTGGGTCTTACTTTAATTAGGATCTGGGATGTTAAGAATGGTGTGTTTTGCACCAGTAAATGGGAATTAATGCTCAGGATCATAATCCCAATAAGATTTGCATTACATTTTGACATAATGGAGAACACTGACATTTCAATTAAGCCGTCTCCCTTCAGTTACTCTGTAACTCCGTAGCAGAGGCATTAACCTTTGAGAGGAACCTGTCACATTTGTCTTGGCATTGAAATTGTCTGACATTGACAGCATCATCTTTGCTTTCCCTGGAACGAATGTTTTCCAGTTCCGCGCAGTGCCCTTTCATCTTCAGATCACGAGTATAAATGCAGAAGGGGCAGCGGTGAGCCCCCTCTAATGCTGGTGAGTGAACCGGGGTGGAATCGATTGGAGGGTCTTTGTCAAGAGTCTTGAGATGAGACCCAGTGGGTAGGTGCCATCGCAGGAAGGTCTTCCTGAAAGTTGTCGCTTCTGTTGGCAGCCTGAGGACTACCAGGTAGAATGGACATCCTTGTAGGTGATCACTGAGTCAGTGCAAAGGCTGTCTGCAGAGTCTCTAATCAGAGGGCTCAGTTTCTGCATGGGAAAAAATAGGTGTGCCTGAAAAGTCCAGACTTTGCAATGTAGGTTCTCTGTTCCCTTCTACTTCACTGTACAAATTATTGGTAGTATCACCAGTATCAATGTTAACTACCCACAGGCTATATGGTGGAGCACATGTGAAGTATTTGCAGGGTCAGAGTATTTGTGGAAGAGATCAAGAGAATGTCTTATTTTATCCTGAAGCCACAGGGGTGTCCTTATGTATTTAGGATCTGAAAACACAATATTCTTGCCTTCATCtctaagtttctttttttttttctttttttttttttttctctaatataTGTTTTACAGGAACTCTTATTGATACCTTTGGGGACTACAAATATATGTTCATTAAATGTGGAGCTGTGATGGTCCTGGCAGGAGCCTTCCTGTTCATCAtgaattattataattatcGTATGCTTGccaaggaggagaaggaaagaaaggcaaaggaagagAATCCTAAACCTGtaaggacagaaaatgaaggcagaaataGCTGGAACAAAGAAACCACACGGGATGGGCCTGAGCTGGAACCTTTGAGCAAGGAACAAGAAGGACTAAAGGAGGAAGTGAATGGCATAAATGAAGTTTAAACCTGTTCTTGTGGACTGAACGGGAAATTGCTTCTGGATTGCTTAAGTGAACACCAGCTGCAAAATCACACTaggtttttaaattttgctctGTGCTCTGCCATGTGCATCCTCTTCTTTGTTGCAGGAGAAAACTAGAACAGAAACAAGTCTAGCTTCTTATAAAGTGCTGGGACACAGTGCAGTATCCATTTGTATACCAAAGGTCctgcaagatttttctttccatatttccCATTTCCCAG containing:
- the LOC119146021 gene encoding monocarboxylate transporter 2-like isoform X1, whose product is MGTHRRKVTVFPESGGRAGGDRVPALTCHLCMKFPETEAGKGSSAALATRSPSPAMPPLANAGRAPGPPDGGWGWAVVCGAFVSIGFAYAFPKGLAIFFKEIQDFFGTSYSEVAWVSSIMLATTYGADGKKRNQDLSIRDQARCRHLSLKVLSAAPQLSGPISSILVNRYGSRPVVIFGGLLCGIGMVSAAFCTSILQLYICVGFITGFGLALNLQPSVIIIGKYFLKRRPIANGLAMAGSPVMLCTLAPLNQFLFDNFGWRGSFLILGAILLHCCVAGALFRPIGAATTPVKPQVTGKGKDALKEEVTEDAMEMGSPTKVPMEDKVEEEGGKACCEKINQYLDFSLFKHRGFLIYLIGNVLMFLGFFAPIVFLAPYAKHIGIDEYSAAFLLSILAIVDMIARPTTGIIANSKWVRPQIQYFFSFSIAFNGTCHLLCPLASGYMGLVIYAIFFGLAFGMVCAMLFETLMDLVGAARFTSAVGLVTIAECCTILLGPPIGGTLIDTFGDYKYMFIKCGAVMVLAGAFLFIMNYYNYRMLAKEEKERKAKEENPKPVRTENEGRNSWNKETTRDGPELEPLSKEQEGLKEEVNGINEV
- the LOC119146021 gene encoding monocarboxylate transporter 2-like isoform X4, with the protein product MSPPVPSDLGYVPPDGGWGWAVVFGASISVGFAYTFPKAFTIYFKELQAVYSISYSQIAWITSIMCATTYGGGPISSILVNRYGSRPVVIFGGLLCGIGMVSAAFCTSILQLYICVGFITGFGLALNLQPSVIIIGKYFLKRRPIANGLAMAGSPVMLCTLAPLNQFLFDNFGWRGSFLILGAILLHCCVAGALFRPIGAATTPVKPQVTGKGKDALKEEVTEDAMEMGSPTKVPMEDKVEEEGGKACCEKINQYLDFSLFKHRGFLIYLIGNVLMFLGFFAPIVFLAPYAKHIGIDEYSAAFLLSILAIVDMIARPTTGIIANSKWVRPQIQYFFSFSIAFNGTCHLLCPLASGYMGLVIYAIFFGLAFGMVCAMLFETLMDLVGAARFTSAVGLVTIAECCTILLGPPIGGTLIDTFGDYKYMFIKCGAVMVLAGAFLFIMNYYNYRMLAKEEKERKAKEENPKPVRTENEGRNSWNKETTRDGPELEPLSKEQEGLKEEVNGINEV
- the LOC119146021 gene encoding monocarboxylate transporter 2-like isoform X2; translated protein: MGTHRRKVTVFPESGGRAGGDRVPALTCHLCMKFPETEAGKGSSAALATRSPSPAMPPLANAGRAPGPPDGGWGWAVVCGAFVSIGFAYAFPKGLAIFFKEIQDFFGTSYSEVAWVSSIMLATTYGAGPISSILVNRYGSRPVVIFGGLLCGIGMVSAAFCTSILQLYICVGFITGFGLALNLQPSVIIIGKYFLKRRPIANGLAMAGSPVMLCTLAPLNQFLFDNFGWRGSFLILGAILLHCCVAGALFRPIGAATTPVKPQVTGKGKDALKEEVTEDAMEMGSPTKVPMEDKVEEEGGKACCEKINQYLDFSLFKHRGFLIYLIGNVLMFLGFFAPIVFLAPYAKHIGIDEYSAAFLLSILAIVDMIARPTTGIIANSKWVRPQIQYFFSFSIAFNGTCHLLCPLASGYMGLVIYAIFFGLAFGMVCAMLFETLMDLVGAARFTSAVGLVTIAECCTILLGPPIGGTLIDTFGDYKYMFIKCGAVMVLAGAFLFIMNYYNYRMLAKEEKERKAKEENPKPVRTENEGRNSWNKETTRDGPELEPLSKEQEGLKEEVNGINEV
- the LOC119146021 gene encoding monocarboxylate transporter 2-like isoform X5, with product MSGSETATFQQKQTRPMLPQTDFDVKTRKYRERGAAAQGAAAQACDRVAVRGQEHRQLCPISSILVNRYGSRPVVIFGGLLCGIGMVSAAFCTSILQLYICVGFITGFGLALNLQPSVIIIGKYFLKRRPIANGLAMAGSPVMLCTLAPLNQFLFDNFGWRGSFLILGAILLHCCVAGALFRPIGAATTPVKPQVTGKGKDALKEEVTEDAMEMGSPTKVPMEDKVEEEGGKACCEKINQYLDFSLFKHRGFLIYLIGNVLMFLGFFAPIVFLAPYAKHIGIDEYSAAFLLSILAIVDMIARPTTGIIANSKWVRPQIQYFFSFSIAFNGTCHLLCPLASGYMGLVIYAIFFGLAFGMVCAMLFETLMDLVGAARFTSAVGLVTIAECCTILLGPPIGGTLIDTFGDYKYMFIKCGAVMVLAGAFLFIMNYYNYRMLAKEEKERKAKEENPKPVRTENEGRNSWNKETTRDGPELEPLSKEQEGLKEEVNGINEV
- the LOC119146021 gene encoding monocarboxylate transporter 2-like isoform X3, yielding MGTHRRKVTVFPESGGRAGGDRVPALTCHLCMKFPETEAGKGSSAALATRSPSPAMPPLANAGRAPGPPDGGWGWAVVCGAFVSIGFAYAFPKGLAIFFKEIQDFFGTSYSEVAWVSSIMLATTYGADGKKRNQDLSIRDQARCRHLSLKVLSAAPQLSGPISSILVNRYGSRPVVIFGGLLCGIGMVSAAFCTSILQLYICVGFITGFGLALNLQPSVIIIGKYFLKRRPIANGLAMAGSPVMLCTLAPLNQFLFDNFGWRGSFLILGAILLHCCVAGALFRPIGAATTPVKPQVTGKGKDALKEEVTEDAMEMGSPTKVPMEDKVEEEGGKACCEKINQYLDFSLFKHRGFLIYLIGNVLMFLGFFAPIVFLAPYAKHIGIDEYSAAFLLSILAIVDMIARPTTGIIANSKWVRPQIQYFFSFSIAFNGTCHLLCPLASGYMGLVIYAIFFGLAFGMVCAMLFETLMDLVGAARFTSAVGLVTIAECCTILLGPPIGGGEHIPRSQGANGRWATFKED